In Caldalkalibacillus thermarum, a single window of DNA contains:
- a CDS encoding carbohydrate ABC transporter permease: MDISYRGEVRSQVSFPKALKWKKRMPYIVAYGVLFITTLPVILMYLWLLLNSFSSQMKYGFIPVNFTLDNWRFLWTNVEIAGSVYPSIWLATWNSLVFAGVLTILEVIIGVMAGFALSRLRFPGRHGLLKITLILHAFPSIALLIAVFYILNFLGLFDTLWGVVLVKTALQIPLTAWIIKGFFDDVPWDVEWAGLIDGCNRFKVWYSIVLPLVKPGIAAVCIFSFLSGWSEFLLLYTFIISDSNITLATYLQKLLSDPNLVPYGLLTAVSVFYMLPVIVFFILTQKSLMHMHAGGGKGV, from the coding sequence ATGGACATTTCATATCGCGGTGAAGTAAGGAGCCAGGTTTCTTTTCCCAAAGCATTAAAATGGAAAAAACGAATGCCGTATATTGTGGCTTACGGCGTCTTGTTCATCACGACACTGCCTGTCATTTTGATGTATTTGTGGCTGCTCTTAAATTCGTTTTCCAGCCAGATGAAGTACGGTTTTATACCGGTAAACTTTACTCTGGATAACTGGCGGTTTCTGTGGACGAACGTGGAAATTGCCGGGTCTGTTTACCCGAGTATTTGGCTGGCCACTTGGAACTCCTTGGTCTTTGCCGGCGTATTAACCATCCTGGAGGTCATCATAGGCGTGATGGCCGGTTTTGCCCTGTCCCGCTTAAGGTTTCCCGGCCGTCATGGGTTATTAAAGATTACTTTGATTTTACACGCATTCCCAAGTATCGCCCTGTTGATTGCTGTCTTTTACATCCTTAACTTTCTTGGCTTGTTTGATACCTTATGGGGAGTCGTCCTGGTCAAGACCGCCCTGCAAATTCCTCTCACGGCGTGGATTATTAAAGGTTTCTTCGATGATGTGCCCTGGGATGTGGAATGGGCCGGTTTAATCGATGGGTGCAACCGGTTTAAAGTATGGTATTCCATTGTCCTGCCCTTGGTTAAACCTGGAATTGCCGCCGTATGCATCTTTTCATTCCTGTCTGGCTGGTCGGAGTTTCTGTTACTCTATACCTTTATCATTAGTGACAGTAATATCACCTTGGCCACCTATTTGCAAAAGCTGCTGAGCGATCCCAACTTGGTGCCGTACGGTTTATTGACAGCTGTTTCGGTCTTCTATATGCTGCCTGTCATTGTCTTCTTCATCCTCACCCAAAAATCCTTAATGCATATGCATGCGGGAGGAGGTAAAGGCGTATGA
- a CDS encoding ABC transporter ATP-binding protein: MRIELRNVSKRFDKADVIENLNLVIEDGEFVALLGPSGCGKSTTLLMLAGIYKPTKGDILFDGQIVNEVEPKDRKIGMLFQSYALYPHMTVLENIMFPLKQMKVPKKERVERAKEAAALVKLDHLLDRLPSELSGGQQQRVALARAVVKEPKLLLLDEPLSNLDARLKIEMREEIKRIQQELGITTVMVTHDQEEALTMADRVAIMKDGELVQYSKPLDLYHHPKNYFVAHFIGSPPMNFLKGQLSVQDDQLQFAGEGTKINLGRCLKEFNVRDGQSVYLGVRPHDLKLGKKGQITLTGVINLTEPLGHTTLVNVTVGNSLFRFFSDKKFVAGLRGEVEISFDRHALHLFDASTGESLSKGHLADEPEVSENIIPM; this comes from the coding sequence ATGAGAATAGAGTTAAGAAATGTGTCCAAGCGCTTCGATAAGGCCGATGTGATTGAGAACTTGAATTTGGTGATTGAGGACGGGGAATTTGTGGCTTTATTGGGGCCCAGCGGGTGTGGAAAATCCACCACCCTGTTGATGCTGGCCGGAATATACAAGCCGACTAAGGGAGACATTCTTTTTGACGGGCAAATTGTGAATGAAGTAGAACCCAAAGACCGGAAAATAGGGATGCTCTTTCAAAGTTACGCCTTGTACCCGCACATGACCGTACTGGAAAACATTATGTTCCCTTTAAAACAAATGAAAGTGCCCAAAAAAGAAAGGGTTGAGCGGGCCAAAGAAGCAGCAGCACTGGTTAAACTTGACCACTTGCTTGACCGCCTGCCCAGCGAACTGTCCGGCGGCCAGCAGCAGCGCGTCGCCTTGGCCCGTGCGGTTGTGAAAGAACCGAAATTGCTTCTGTTGGATGAACCCCTTTCAAATTTGGATGCCCGCTTAAAGATTGAAATGAGAGAGGAGATTAAACGGATTCAGCAGGAGCTCGGGATCACGACAGTCATGGTCACCCATGACCAGGAAGAGGCCTTAACCATGGCAGACCGGGTTGCCATCATGAAAGATGGAGAATTAGTCCAATACAGTAAGCCCCTTGATTTGTATCATCACCCCAAAAACTACTTTGTTGCCCATTTCATTGGCAGCCCGCCCATGAACTTTTTGAAAGGTCAATTATCTGTGCAGGATGATCAGCTTCAGTTTGCCGGTGAGGGCACAAAGATCAACTTGGGCCGCTGCCTCAAGGAATTTAACGTCCGTGACGGCCAAAGTGTCTATCTGGGGGTGCGGCCCCATGATTTGAAACTGGGCAAAAAGGGTCAGATTACATTAACGGGGGTTATCAATCTGACAGAGCCTCTGGGTCACACCACCCTGGTCAATGTGACGGTCGGCAACTCATTGTTCCGCTTCTTCAGTGACAAAAAATTTGTAGCAGGTTTGAGAGGCGAAGTGGAAATATCTTTTGACAGACACGCCTTGCATTTGTTTGATGCTTCAACCGGGGAATCGCTCAGCAAGGGGCACTTGGCTGATGAGCCAGAAGTCAGTGAAAACATTATACCTATGTAA
- a CDS encoding TM2 domain-containing protein, producing the protein MSDNLYLKQQLDERQLAMLQSEFNNKKKSKVVMWLLWFFLGGLGGHRFYLGDTGYAVGMLLVTLLVGWFTFFLPTFIWVIIDAFLINGRLEQKNREIEEQLIHKIKQFNG; encoded by the coding sequence ATGAGCGACAACTTGTACCTTAAGCAACAACTGGATGAACGCCAACTGGCTATGCTCCAGTCGGAGTTCAACAATAAAAAGAAAAGCAAAGTGGTCATGTGGCTGTTATGGTTCTTTTTGGGAGGTTTGGGAGGACACCGCTTCTACTTAGGTGATACCGGTTACGCTGTGGGTATGCTCCTGGTCACCTTGCTGGTGGGGTGGTTTACCTTTTTCCTGCCGACCTTTATCTGGGTTATCATCGATGCTTTCTTGATTAATGGCCGTCTTGAGCAAAAGAACCGGGAAATTGAGGAACAGTTGATCCATAAAATCAAACAGTTTAATGGGTAG
- a CDS encoding MATE family efflux transporter yields the protein MKIQSERLGKEPIPKLLARLSIPAMVGMFVMALYNVVDAIFIARSVGTIGVAAVSIAFPVQLIVMAIAGAIGIGGASVISRRLGAQKTEEANRVFGNVISMVLMVSLAGVIAGLSFLEPLLLAFGASESIMPYAKDYLGIILFGTVFFAFGFSMNNIVRSEGNAKMAMLTMVISAGLNMLLTPVFIFGFGWGIKGAAGATVLAQAITALYLVYYFKSGKSSLTFKPANLRPDLGLLKQIFAIGSSAFAHQVAGSIMFVIANHMLVTHGGDLAVAVFGMIHRIIMFTILPMLGIMQGTAPIVGYNYGARLYQRVSETIKLAYKVSTLMGLVVFALVMTFPHLFLRIFTNDPEVLEMGTTALRFIFALCMTIGIQMVTGGVFQALGNAKAALILSSARQVLFLIPLLFILPPFLGLTGIWLAFPLADLLAFCLALFYLYRYKNLFFNQNQEPPAGHLQHQGSPADLHKGTVQKPSVPSA from the coding sequence ATGAAAATACAAAGTGAACGTTTGGGTAAGGAACCCATCCCCAAATTGCTGGCCAGATTGTCCATCCCGGCCATGGTAGGCATGTTTGTCATGGCCCTGTATAACGTGGTTGATGCCATATTTATTGCCCGCAGTGTGGGCACTATCGGGGTGGCTGCAGTCTCCATCGCCTTTCCCGTCCAATTGATAGTGATGGCCATAGCCGGTGCGATTGGCATTGGCGGTGCCTCGGTGATATCCAGGCGCCTGGGCGCCCAAAAAACAGAAGAAGCTAACCGTGTCTTTGGCAATGTGATCAGTATGGTTTTAATGGTCAGCCTTGCCGGTGTGATTGCGGGTTTAAGTTTCCTGGAACCACTCTTACTGGCCTTTGGTGCCAGCGAGAGCATTATGCCTTACGCCAAGGATTATTTGGGCATTATCTTATTCGGCACCGTCTTTTTTGCTTTTGGCTTCTCGATGAATAACATTGTCCGCTCTGAAGGCAATGCCAAAATGGCCATGTTGACCATGGTCATTTCCGCCGGCCTAAATATGCTGCTCACCCCTGTCTTCATATTTGGTTTCGGCTGGGGCATTAAGGGGGCAGCTGGAGCAACCGTTTTAGCCCAGGCGATCACAGCACTGTATTTGGTTTACTATTTCAAATCGGGAAAAAGCAGCCTCACGTTCAAACCGGCCAATTTACGCCCTGACCTGGGTCTGCTCAAACAGATTTTCGCTATTGGGTCATCTGCGTTTGCTCACCAGGTGGCAGGAAGCATCATGTTTGTCATTGCCAATCATATGCTGGTCACCCACGGCGGCGATTTGGCCGTGGCTGTGTTTGGCATGATCCACCGCATTATCATGTTTACCATTTTGCCTATGCTAGGTATTATGCAAGGCACTGCACCCATCGTGGGTTACAATTACGGCGCCCGGTTGTATCAACGCGTCAGCGAGACGATCAAGCTGGCCTATAAAGTGTCGACACTAATGGGATTGGTTGTTTTTGCCCTGGTGATGACATTTCCTCACCTGTTTTTACGAATTTTTACCAATGATCCGGAAGTGCTGGAGATGGGTACCACAGCACTCAGGTTCATCTTTGCCCTGTGCATGACCATCGGCATCCAGATGGTGACAGGTGGCGTTTTTCAGGCGTTAGGTAATGCCAAGGCGGCTCTCATTTTATCCTCGGCCCGCCAGGTGCTGTTTCTGATTCCCTTGCTGTTTATCTTGCCGCCTTTCCTGGGCTTGACCGGCATTTGGCTGGCCTTTCCTCTGGCTGACCTGTTGGCCTTCTGTTTAGCGCTGTTCTACCTCTACAGGTACAAAAATCTATTCTTTAACCAGAATCAGGAGCCCCCGGCAGGTCATTTGCAACATCAAGGGTCCCCTGCTGATCTGCACAAGGGTACTGTTCAGAAGCCCTCGGTGCCCTCCGCTTAA
- a CDS encoding FAD-binding oxidoreductase has protein sequence MAKEMTRHNGAKAWEEERDSLRRARLWEARHQAALAIIARSPGKKHMVTDVCVPISVLPEAIVQARSEIERHQLEAAILGHVGDGNFHVAFCFDPDHPDERNKALAVNEAVVNFALAHGGTCTGEHGIGLGKIKYLEVQYGPAVEVMAALKQTLDPRHILNPGKIIRTGI, from the coding sequence TTGGCCAAGGAGATGACCCGGCATAATGGCGCCAAGGCCTGGGAAGAAGAGCGGGATTCCCTGAGGCGAGCCCGCCTGTGGGAAGCCCGCCACCAGGCCGCATTGGCGATCATCGCCCGCTCACCTGGCAAAAAACATATGGTCACTGATGTGTGTGTGCCTATCTCTGTATTGCCCGAGGCGATTGTCCAGGCCAGATCCGAAATCGAGCGCCACCAGCTGGAGGCAGCCATTTTGGGACATGTAGGGGATGGCAATTTTCATGTGGCCTTTTGCTTTGATCCCGACCATCCAGACGAGCGCAACAAAGCGCTGGCCGTGAACGAAGCTGTGGTCAATTTTGCCCTGGCACATGGGGGGACTTGTACCGGAGAACATGGCATCGGACTGGGCAAAATCAAGTACCTGGAAGTCCAATACGGCCCGGCCGTTGAGGTGATGGCTGCCTTAAAACAAACCTTGGATCCCCGCCACATCTTAAATCCAGGAAAAATCATCAGGACCGGTATATAA